The proteins below come from a single Nitrospiraceae bacterium genomic window:
- a CDS encoding HAMP domain-containing protein, producing MFVWQSSEEVFAPIEHFFKWTAAFGLLGVALLVTLGYIAANRIAAPIRRLQEAARQIGRGEYREPLTLSTGDEIEELADEVNRMNQQLASQFAGLESQVELKTQEVKYLEESTIKILDNVPDPVLMIGPDEHIEYVNKASKEAFAITNGEIIGTPLFQIFSSLDPATRDRLKQEMHAVQVMEPLSSDNTKAQPSNTSLQDPLVPMNWAQSGTNRQEIRVNQRTFRYRWFGVQARPGREPSAGLVLRDTTEESILQDRVIQGEKLASLGVLSAGIGHELNNPLVGVIGLGEAIQEETNPEQIKEYARGIVQHGKRMASVVRDFTGQSGKNLTEGQTLINLNELLEQSLTTVKGLFPSVRIEIETHLGPIPSIQGKVLELGQAFTNIITNAFQAMKEGGKLVISTEASGHDLEIRIKDTGRGIAPTHLPRVFDPFFTTRGQGEGSGLGLTVAYRIINKLGGHIRIESEESRGRPA from the coding sequence ATGTTTGTCTGGCAGTCATCCGAGGAGGTCTTTGCCCCCATAGAGCATTTTTTCAAATGGACGGCCGCTTTTGGATTACTGGGAGTGGCACTGCTCGTCACATTGGGATATATCGCCGCCAATCGAATTGCCGCACCCATTCGTCGCCTTCAGGAAGCGGCCCGGCAAATCGGCAGAGGGGAATATCGTGAGCCCCTAACATTGTCCACCGGCGATGAAATTGAGGAATTAGCTGATGAAGTCAATCGGATGAACCAACAGCTGGCATCACAGTTCGCCGGATTGGAAAGCCAGGTTGAGTTGAAGACCCAGGAAGTGAAATACCTTGAAGAGTCGACCATTAAAATTCTCGATAATGTGCCTGACCCGGTCCTCATGATTGGCCCGGACGAACACATCGAATATGTCAATAAGGCCTCGAAGGAAGCCTTTGCCATCACGAACGGCGAGATCATCGGCACGCCACTATTCCAAATTTTCTCCTCCTTGGATCCTGCGACACGAGACCGCCTGAAACAGGAAATGCACGCGGTCCAGGTTATGGAACCTCTATCTTCAGACAATACGAAAGCCCAGCCGTCCAACACCTCGTTACAAGATCCCCTGGTTCCCATGAACTGGGCTCAATCAGGCACCAATCGGCAGGAAATTCGGGTCAATCAGCGAACGTTCCGGTACCGGTGGTTTGGTGTCCAGGCCCGCCCAGGAAGGGAGCCAAGTGCCGGATTGGTATTACGAGATACGACGGAAGAAAGTATCCTTCAGGACCGTGTCATCCAAGGGGAAAAGCTTGCCAGCTTAGGCGTTCTCAGTGCCGGGATTGGACATGAACTCAATAATCCTTTAGTCGGAGTTATTGGATTAGGTGAAGCGATACAAGAGGAGACCAATCCCGAACAAATCAAAGAATATGCCAGGGGCATTGTTCAACATGGAAAACGTATGGCTTCCGTCGTTCGGGACTTTACCGGTCAATCCGGAAAAAATTTGACTGAAGGGCAAACGCTCATTAACCTCAATGAACTGTTGGAACAATCTTTGACTACGGTCAAGGGTCTCTTTCCATCAGTCCGGATTGAAATAGAGACTCACCTTGGTCCCATTCCTTCCATTCAGGGAAAGGTATTAGAACTTGGACAGGCCTTTACCAACATCATCACTAATGCTTTTCAAGCCATGAAAGAAGGGGGGAAACTTGTTATTTCAACAGAAGCGTCTGGGCACGATCTGGAAATCCGCATAAAAGACACGGGGCGCGGCATCGCCCCAACTCATCTGCCCAGAGTCTTTGACCCTTTTTTTACCACGAGGGGGCAGGGAGAAGGATCGGGTCTTGGACTGACCGTGGCCTATCGAATTATCAATAAACTAGGCGGACACATTCGAATCGAAAGTGAAGAAAGCCGGGGACGACCTGCTTGA
- a CDS encoding OsmC family protein, with protein MSSVTTTPTTINGVNIEQLGANINAIQGEPGLAKFQFRATNTWINGGHNRTTIKEFYGVGKEDTTRTEPFVLDADEPPVLLGEDQGANPVEFVLHALASCLTTSMVYHAAARGIKIDSVESRLEGDLDLRGFLGLSKDVRPGYQNLRVHFSVKSDAPAETLRELTKHSPVFDIVSNPVPVVISVNKEETN; from the coding sequence ATGTCATCAGTCACCACCACACCAACAACCATCAATGGGGTCAACATCGAACAATTAGGGGCCAATATCAATGCCATTCAAGGCGAACCGGGCTTAGCCAAATTTCAGTTCCGGGCCACCAACACCTGGATCAATGGCGGTCACAATCGCACCACGATCAAGGAGTTTTACGGAGTGGGCAAAGAAGATACGACCCGAACCGAGCCGTTCGTGCTTGATGCCGATGAACCGCCTGTCTTGTTAGGAGAGGATCAGGGAGCTAACCCGGTGGAGTTTGTGTTGCATGCGCTGGCATCCTGCCTGACTACGTCGATGGTCTATCATGCGGCCGCCCGAGGTATCAAAATCGATTCAGTGGAATCCCGGCTAGAGGGGGATTTAGATCTTCGCGGGTTTCTAGGTTTATCGAAAGATGTTCGTCCGGGCTATCAAAATCTCCGGGTACATTTCAGCGTGAAAAGTGACGCGCCAGCCGAAACACTGCGAGAGTTGACGAAGCATTCACCAGTATTCGACATCGTGTCCAATCCGGTTCCAGTAGTCATTTCGGTGAATAAGGAAGAGACCAACTGA
- a CDS encoding Crp/Fnr family transcriptional regulator — protein MKVPTSPAIPECAVCPNRESSDICQLVPSVEEPFGLIKRRAMYQAGQFVFYEGHVALGLYILCQGRVKLTRLNRKGQQRLVDILDSGQLLEKQAFQEQPVHQVTCEVLEPSQICLLDRTSFLSFLKEHGELAVKLVQVLSKEMTAVLNAADQFAFTPARERLARLLLELCDRFGKSDEKGVRLTLKLKREDLAQMTAVTVETLVRLLHDFQNDHLIVVHGRELMIINVERLTKIAGMPLSR, from the coding sequence ATGAAAGTTCCTACTTCCCCAGCCATTCCTGAATGTGCAGTCTGCCCCAATCGGGAATCGTCCGATATCTGCCAACTCGTTCCTTCGGTTGAAGAACCCTTCGGGCTCATTAAACGCAGGGCCATGTATCAGGCCGGCCAATTTGTGTTCTATGAAGGGCATGTGGCCCTGGGTCTTTACATTCTCTGCCAGGGGCGGGTGAAATTGACCAGGCTCAATCGCAAGGGACAACAGCGTTTGGTGGACATTTTAGATTCCGGCCAACTTCTGGAAAAACAGGCTTTTCAGGAGCAACCGGTTCATCAGGTCACTTGTGAAGTCCTGGAGCCTTCGCAAATTTGCCTGTTGGATCGCACGAGTTTTCTCTCGTTTCTGAAAGAGCATGGAGAGTTGGCGGTCAAACTTGTTCAGGTGCTCAGTAAAGAAATGACGGCTGTGTTGAATGCGGCTGATCAATTTGCGTTCACTCCGGCACGGGAGCGATTAGCCAGACTCTTATTGGAGCTATGCGATCGATTCGGGAAAAGCGATGAGAAAGGGGTTCGCCTTACCCTTAAACTCAAAAGGGAAGATCTTGCGCAGATGACGGCAGTCACAGTAGAGACCCTCGTCCGGCTTCTTCATGATTTCCAGAACGATCACCTCATCGTCGTGCATGGACGGGAATTGATGATTATAAATGTCGAGCGTTTAACCAAAATCGCCGGTATGCCTCTCTCTCGTTGA
- a CDS encoding cache domain-containing protein has translation MDNPEPKPAKRKKGLTQKLVLSMLLVGALPLIIGLLLAFYQGTQEIREVNGSSFEALATETARKLDLVMADELARTSLLTTDVKIIARLEDIRDALSELSPQELARTLTQEQEAWNAKDADMLQRILKGPFAEILQSHVGGTFMDPGHPIPLITRSATRGLFITDRAGRVAASLDSEIPYLHREEVWWQGAFHNGVGQPYIGQVAFDSRLGVYTFTLALPIMDSLRYEAIGVLHRIYDAKEFFAPSIDIIRFGKTGHVMLIDSRGVVLSCPILPTGTSITDTRLIPLVTPLRRDGLQPQAMAMGALQPPSLDSPP, from the coding sequence GTGGACAACCCTGAACCCAAACCCGCCAAAAGAAAAAAAGGACTGACCCAAAAACTGGTTCTGTCCATGCTGTTGGTCGGCGCACTCCCCTTGATCATTGGACTTCTGCTGGCTTTCTACCAGGGCACACAGGAAATTCGCGAGGTCAATGGATCCAGCTTTGAAGCTCTCGCAACAGAGACGGCCAGAAAGCTTGATCTGGTCATGGCAGATGAACTGGCCCGCACGTCCTTACTGACAACCGATGTGAAAATCATTGCACGCCTGGAAGACATCCGCGATGCCCTCAGTGAGCTGAGTCCCCAAGAGCTGGCTCGCACCCTCACGCAGGAACAAGAAGCCTGGAACGCCAAGGATGCCGACATGCTTCAACGAATTCTGAAAGGACCATTTGCCGAGATCCTGCAATCACATGTGGGGGGAACCTTTATGGACCCGGGCCATCCCATTCCGCTGATTACCCGATCTGCCACACGTGGCTTATTTATCACCGATCGTGCAGGACGGGTTGCTGCGAGCCTGGATTCCGAGATTCCCTACCTTCACCGGGAAGAGGTATGGTGGCAAGGTGCCTTCCACAATGGAGTCGGTCAACCGTATATAGGCCAGGTAGCGTTTGATTCACGATTGGGAGTCTATACCTTTACTCTTGCGCTCCCCATCATGGATAGCTTGCGGTATGAAGCCATCGGCGTCCTGCACCGGATTTATGACGCCAAGGAGTTCTTTGCCCCTTCCATCGATATTATTCGATTTGGCAAAACCGGTCATGTCATGCTCATTGACAGCCGTGGCGTCGTTTTGAGCTGCCCGATCCTTCCCACGGGCACCTCAATTACCGACACCCGCCTTATTCCTCTCGTCACCCCCTTAAGGCGGGATGGACTCCAGCCCCAAGCGATGGCCATGGGGGCACTGCAGCCTCCATCATTGGATTCGCCCCCCTGA
- a CDS encoding mechanosensitive ion channel family protein — protein sequence MVVCLGIAAVFQEWGFNVAAVLGSLGLVGMAVALGAQDFIKNMFAGFTIFLDRVFEKGNWIKTPDVEGTVEEIGFRATKVRQFDKALVTLPNSKLANEALINYSRMTNRRIYWKIGIEYRSTHDQIRNIIQATSAYIYECGDFETNPEQTKTFIFLDSFGNSSIDIMLYCFTKTIVWGEWLEAKERLAYKIKEIVEGEKASFAFPSSSIYVESLPFGTPESFMPPLSRSPSSPSPT from the coding sequence GTGGTGGTCTGCTTAGGCATTGCCGCGGTGTTTCAGGAATGGGGATTCAATGTCGCGGCGGTCCTCGGTAGCTTGGGACTGGTCGGCATGGCGGTCGCCCTCGGCGCCCAGGATTTCATTAAGAATATGTTTGCGGGGTTCACGATATTTTTGGACCGGGTCTTTGAAAAAGGCAATTGGATCAAAACGCCTGACGTGGAAGGCACAGTGGAGGAAATTGGATTTCGTGCGACAAAAGTCCGTCAATTTGACAAAGCCCTGGTCACACTGCCCAATTCCAAATTGGCCAATGAAGCGTTAATCAATTACTCCCGCATGACGAACCGGAGAATTTATTGGAAAATCGGGATCGAGTATCGTTCGACTCACGATCAAATACGGAATATTATCCAAGCCACTTCGGCCTACATTTACGAATGTGGAGACTTTGAAACCAATCCGGAACAGACCAAAACATTTATTTTCCTGGATTCATTCGGTAACTCAAGTATTGACATTATGCTGTATTGTTTTACGAAGACTATTGTATGGGGTGAGTGGTTGGAAGCCAAAGAACGCTTGGCTTACAAAATCAAGGAAATCGTCGAGGGCGAGAAAGCCAGTTTCGCGTTTCCATCGAGTTCCATTTATGTCGAAAGTCTGCCATTCGGCACACCAGAATCTTTCATGCCACCCCTCTCCCGGTCGCCTTCTTCTCCATCGCCAACATAG
- a CDS encoding TIGR00730 family Rossman fold protein, whose amino-acid sequence MTNLPHSDPPLLSSPAYKRADSDLAFLQRDDLRAVRLQLEWFKPELIQQDEGIESTIVVFGSARLLEPAAAKAKLLLAEKELAASPHDPEKKRAVAIAKNQEAYSPYYEEAREFGRLVSSSCQIDGRRKFVIITGGGPGIMEAANRGAADVKAKSIGLNIALPHEQLPNPYITPELCFQFRYFALRKMHFLNRARALVVFPGGFGTMDELFETLTLLQTGKVRDVSVVLIGRPFWEDLINWEKFVENGLIEAEDLQLFHYAETAGEAWNIIMAEHPLEAPS is encoded by the coding sequence ATGACCAATTTGCCACACTCTGATCCTCCTCTTCTGTCTTCTCCCGCATACAAACGGGCGGACTCCGACCTGGCTTTTTTGCAGCGAGACGACCTCAGGGCTGTCCGGCTCCAACTGGAGTGGTTTAAACCGGAACTGATCCAACAGGACGAGGGCATCGAATCCACCATTGTGGTGTTCGGCAGTGCCAGGCTTCTGGAACCAGCCGCAGCCAAAGCCAAGCTCTTGCTCGCGGAAAAAGAGCTGGCTGCCTCACCCCACGATCCTGAAAAAAAACGGGCCGTGGCCATTGCCAAAAACCAGGAGGCTTATTCTCCCTATTATGAGGAAGCACGTGAATTCGGCCGCCTGGTGTCTTCCAGTTGTCAAATAGACGGCCGAAGAAAATTCGTCATCATCACCGGCGGGGGTCCCGGTATCATGGAGGCAGCCAATCGAGGTGCAGCCGATGTAAAGGCCAAATCCATCGGACTGAATATCGCGTTACCACATGAGCAATTGCCCAACCCATACATTACTCCTGAACTGTGTTTTCAATTTCGTTACTTTGCCCTTCGAAAAATGCACTTTCTCAATCGAGCCAGAGCCTTGGTGGTCTTTCCCGGCGGATTCGGGACCATGGACGAATTATTTGAGACCCTGACCCTTCTTCAAACAGGAAAAGTACGTGACGTCTCAGTCGTACTCATCGGACGACCCTTTTGGGAAGATCTCATCAATTGGGAGAAATTTGTGGAGAATGGCTTGATCGAGGCTGAAGACCTGCAATTGTTTCATTATGCTGAAACCGCAGGAGAAGCCTGGAACATTATTATGGCCGAACATCCACTTGAAGCCCCATCATGA
- a CDS encoding DUF4910 domain-containing protein: protein MSTIASSYFSGKTPSYTGWITHEEKAAIAKDRGAVGYLTATGPLLGRYEARKGLGQGPLAIYGDTLDNRPIPGAWIHGKLLDQALNAANDSLEALQQAANDIGTFRSRPLPLLVQFHWEIRSQPGTLTNVIAMLPGRDQELRKELILIGAHRDHFGQQAGLLFPGADDNASGTSVMLELTRMLSQSATSPKRTVLFVSFDGEERGLLGSKHYVSHPAFPLDRTVAMINLDHLGAGDGKLTVGITRMDKMLAQQAADRAGLDDNIQMYGYFPGGDHVPFFEAGVPTVTVVSSGRHPHFHQPSDSLQSIQPENLSIATKFLFSLITLLADKPQGACHPQLTPKDLCPG from the coding sequence ATGTCGACAATCGCATCGTCCTATTTCTCCGGGAAAACCCCATCCTACACGGGGTGGATCACGCATGAAGAAAAAGCGGCCATCGCCAAAGATAGAGGCGCGGTAGGCTATTTAACGGCAACCGGTCCACTACTTGGCCGTTATGAAGCCCGCAAAGGTCTGGGGCAGGGTCCTTTAGCCATCTATGGAGACACACTTGATAACCGTCCCATCCCTGGGGCATGGATACATGGGAAACTTCTTGATCAGGCCTTGAATGCAGCCAATGATTCGCTCGAAGCCCTGCAACAGGCTGCTAATGATATCGGGACATTTCGTAGCAGACCCCTTCCGCTTCTGGTCCAATTCCATTGGGAAATCCGCAGTCAGCCCGGAACCCTAACCAATGTCATCGCCATGTTACCCGGTCGTGATCAGGAGCTACGCAAGGAACTCATTCTCATCGGTGCCCATCGCGACCATTTTGGCCAACAAGCCGGCTTGCTTTTTCCTGGAGCCGATGACAATGCATCCGGAACATCAGTGATGTTGGAACTGACCAGAATGCTCTCCCAAAGCGCTACCTCACCGAAACGGACCGTGCTCTTCGTGTCATTTGACGGGGAAGAACGTGGCCTACTGGGCTCGAAGCACTATGTCAGCCACCCCGCCTTTCCATTGGATCGAACGGTCGCCATGATCAATCTTGATCATCTGGGAGCGGGGGATGGGAAACTGACGGTTGGAATTACTCGAATGGATAAGATGCTGGCTCAGCAGGCAGCCGACCGGGCGGGATTAGACGACAATATTCAAATGTATGGTTATTTCCCCGGTGGCGACCATGTCCCATTTTTTGAAGCCGGGGTGCCGACCGTGACAGTTGTCAGCAGCGGCAGGCACCCCCATTTTCATCAACCATCTGATTCCCTGCAGTCCATTCAACCCGAAAATTTGTCCATCGCTACCAAATTCCTCTTCTCACTGATTACCCTGTTAGCTGACAAGCCTCAAGGAGCCTGTCATCCTCAGCTTACCCCGAAGGATTTGTGTCCAGGGTGA
- a CDS encoding GHKL domain-containing protein, with product MATVEPPITIAILGAGKGGTAMLESFLNLPHIRLLGIADTNPHALGFQLARLHNIPTVSHPLKLIQEDQVNLIIDVTGDPILPSYITEHKHSGAEVLGGTAAKVLSELIQHQRFIQTQLFQSEKLASMGTFASGIAHDINNPLYVILAMAEEIQEETNLDRIRLHAASIHEAAQRIQAISRNITDYVRTSSHQELERIDLHARLDEALSISRFATKFREITVQKHYQNGLTVQAKPEEILQVFINLITNAIHAMEEKGSLTITTSHSNGTVQIAISDTGCGISPEHLQKIFNPFFSTKPKGQGTGLGLYNVKTIVKKYHGDLQVESELGKGTTFRLSFPAIPPVEGTVSGGQP from the coding sequence ATGGCGACCGTTGAACCTCCCATTACCATTGCCATTCTCGGGGCCGGCAAGGGAGGAACGGCGATGTTGGAATCCTTTCTCAATTTACCCCATATCCGTCTACTGGGCATTGCCGACACAAATCCCCATGCGTTGGGTTTTCAACTTGCCCGACTTCACAATATCCCTACTGTCTCTCATCCTCTGAAGCTTATTCAGGAAGACCAGGTGAATTTGATCATTGACGTGACCGGGGATCCCATTCTTCCTTCATACATTACGGAGCACAAACACAGCGGGGCTGAAGTGCTTGGAGGGACCGCCGCCAAAGTTCTCTCAGAGTTGATCCAACATCAAAGATTTATTCAAACACAACTGTTTCAATCGGAAAAATTAGCCAGCATGGGAACCTTTGCCTCGGGAATTGCCCATGACATTAATAACCCGCTGTATGTCATTTTGGCGATGGCCGAAGAAATTCAAGAGGAAACCAATCTTGATCGCATTCGACTCCATGCCGCCAGCATCCATGAAGCGGCACAACGCATTCAAGCCATTTCACGAAATATCACTGATTATGTTCGCACATCCAGCCATCAAGAACTCGAAAGAATCGACCTCCATGCCAGACTGGATGAAGCCTTAAGCATTTCCAGATTTGCAACAAAATTCCGAGAAATTACGGTTCAGAAACATTACCAAAACGGCTTGACCGTCCAGGCTAAACCGGAAGAAATCCTCCAGGTTTTCATCAACCTTATCACCAACGCTATTCATGCCATGGAAGAGAAAGGCAGCCTCACCATCACCACCTCACACAGCAACGGAACCGTACAAATTGCGATCAGCGATACCGGCTGTGGCATTTCCCCGGAACACCTCCAAAAGATTTTCAATCCCTTCTTCTCAACGAAACCGAAAGGCCAGGGGACCGGCCTCGGACTCTATAACGTCAAAACCATTGTCAAAAAATATCATGGGGATCTTCAAGTCGAAAGCGAATTAGGGAAAGGCACCACGTTCCGATTGTCTTTCCCGGCCATTCCTCCTGTAGAAGGTACGGTGTCCGGTGGACAACCCTGA
- a CDS encoding response regulator: protein MAETTAAMFGGHKTNGLVLVVDDEPDVRKVVRMTLEKAGYDVIEAEDGEKAIEAIHQGENPLMLDVVISDIRMPKINGVEAINYFQQQWPRVPLIVLTGFPDMEMATGFLNKGIVDYLVKPVEKEKLLKSVATAMEKRDLNRL, encoded by the coding sequence ATGGCAGAAACAACGGCAGCAATGTTTGGAGGACACAAAACCAACGGCCTGGTTCTCGTCGTGGACGATGAGCCTGATGTCCGAAAAGTAGTACGAATGACACTCGAAAAGGCCGGATATGATGTCATTGAGGCGGAGGATGGGGAAAAGGCTATCGAAGCAATCCATCAAGGTGAAAACCCTTTAATGTTGGACGTTGTTATTTCCGATATTCGCATGCCAAAAATCAACGGCGTGGAAGCCATTAACTATTTTCAACAACAATGGCCACGTGTTCCCCTCATTGTGCTGACGGGATTTCCGGACATGGAAATGGCCACCGGATTTCTCAATAAGGGGATTGTGGATTATCTGGTCAAACCGGTTGAAAAGGAAAAATTACTTAAATCCGTGGCCACCGCCATGGAAAAACGAGATCTCAATCGCCTGTAA
- a CDS encoding MBL fold metallo-hydrolase, which translates to MKISFHGAARSVTGSRHLIHAGSSRLLLDCGMFQGRRDQAATLNRQLGFDPKSLTAVCLSHAHIDHSGALPVLAKEGFRGSVHMTSATADLTKILLEDSARIQQSDCRYVNRKERRRGPACVTPFYSIEDVRIIGNQFRGVRYGANTSAAPNLKLQFHDAGHILGSAGIWVKHQSRGNTTSVLFSGDLGRANMPILRDPHAPPSCDVLIIESTYGDRLHEDDQAKRKAIAKELVIHAIQHKSKIVVPAFSVGRTQEIIMRIKELVNNGEVDPIPIFIDSPLALKATKVFRQHPECYDEETYRTFTSTGDVFAAKYINFISTAQDSKLLNRRSGPCVIISASGMCEGGRVVHHLKHTIEDEANVIVLVGWQAEHTLGRKLAEEWDTVPIFGVPTKRRAQVVRLNGYSAHADRDDLLAYVRAITPLPRKVFVVHGEERQSLAFAMRLTTEFPGMEVEVPRPDSIYDV; encoded by the coding sequence ATGAAGATTTCGTTTCATGGAGCCGCCAGATCCGTCACGGGGAGTCGTCATCTCATCCACGCGGGATCCTCCCGCCTGCTTCTGGACTGCGGTATGTTTCAAGGGCGGCGAGACCAAGCCGCCACACTCAATCGCCAACTTGGCTTTGATCCAAAATCCCTGACGGCCGTGTGCTTATCCCATGCCCACATCGACCATTCCGGAGCACTTCCAGTTCTCGCCAAAGAGGGCTTTCGCGGATCGGTCCATATGACGTCGGCCACGGCGGACCTGACAAAAATTTTACTGGAAGATTCCGCCAGGATTCAGCAAAGTGACTGTCGGTACGTTAATAGAAAGGAACGACGGAGAGGCCCAGCCTGTGTCACACCCTTTTATTCGATAGAGGATGTTCGAATCATTGGCAATCAGTTTCGAGGAGTACGCTATGGGGCCAATACCTCTGCGGCTCCCAACCTAAAGCTGCAATTTCATGATGCCGGGCATATTCTGGGATCGGCGGGAATCTGGGTTAAGCATCAAAGTCGTGGGAATACCACCTCGGTCCTGTTTTCGGGAGATCTGGGGAGAGCTAATATGCCGATCCTTCGGGATCCTCATGCGCCTCCCTCCTGTGATGTGCTGATCATTGAATCGACGTATGGGGACCGACTGCATGAGGACGATCAAGCCAAACGAAAAGCCATCGCGAAAGAACTCGTGATCCATGCGATTCAGCACAAAAGCAAAATTGTCGTTCCGGCCTTTTCGGTCGGCCGCACTCAAGAGATCATTATGCGCATCAAGGAACTCGTGAACAATGGAGAAGTCGACCCCATTCCGATTTTTATCGACTCCCCCCTCGCGTTAAAAGCCACCAAAGTTTTTCGCCAACACCCCGAATGCTATGACGAAGAAACCTATCGAACCTTTACCTCGACCGGCGATGTCTTTGCCGCAAAATACATCAATTTCATCTCAACAGCCCAAGATAGCAAACTCCTGAACCGCCGTAGCGGCCCCTGTGTGATTATTTCGGCTTCCGGCATGTGTGAAGGGGGGCGCGTGGTGCATCATCTTAAACATACCATTGAGGATGAAGCCAATGTGATCGTCCTGGTAGGCTGGCAAGCCGAGCACACCTTAGGACGCAAACTAGCCGAGGAATGGGACACGGTACCTATTTTTGGAGTCCCTACGAAACGGCGTGCTCAAGTGGTCCGGTTGAATGGCTATTCCGCTCATGCAGACCGGGATGATCTCCTCGCCTATGTCCGGGCAATCACACCACTTCCTCGAAAAGTCTTTGTGGTGCATGGTGAAGAACGCCAGTCCCTCGCCTTTGCCATGAGGCTGACCACTGAATTTCCCGGGATGGAAGTGGAAGTTCCACGGCCTGATTCCATATATGATGTGTAA
- a CDS encoding DsbA family protein, which translates to MLGMSGQVTEGAHRGSQVVNMMVKSLIYVVDPMCSWCWGFSPVIAEIVRRYGDRMTIEVLLGGLRPGNTERFDERRRAYILSHWHAVHERTGQPFNFNFHPEPSFMYDTEPPSRAMIVIRQLAPDKEFVFLHAVQEAFYVKNKAVTHPEILADLAGTQGIEQDRFLEGFHDSATKQSVWQEFDRARQLGVSGFPALLGQNGNVHIRLTQGYQPAGVIVPLIDEWLDDPASGNSNSPVG; encoded by the coding sequence TTGTTGGGTATGTCTGGGCAGGTCACCGAGGGAGCCCACCGAGGGAGCCAGGTGGTAAATATGATGGTGAAATCGCTTATCTATGTTGTTGATCCCATGTGTTCGTGGTGCTGGGGATTTTCACCAGTCATTGCTGAGATCGTTCGGCGATATGGAGATCGGATGACGATCGAGGTATTGTTGGGTGGGTTGCGCCCCGGCAATACTGAACGATTTGATGAGCGACGGCGTGCCTATATTCTCAGCCATTGGCATGCGGTCCATGAACGAACCGGTCAGCCATTTAATTTCAATTTCCATCCTGAGCCTTCGTTCATGTATGACACTGAACCGCCATCACGGGCGATGATAGTAATTCGGCAATTGGCTCCGGATAAGGAATTTGTGTTTTTACATGCTGTTCAGGAAGCATTTTACGTGAAGAACAAGGCTGTCACGCATCCGGAGATTTTGGCGGATCTTGCCGGTACGCAAGGTATTGAACAGGACCGGTTTCTGGAAGGGTTTCATGATTCTGCGACGAAACAATCGGTCTGGCAGGAATTTGATCGGGCTCGCCAATTGGGAGTGAGTGGTTTCCCGGCGCTGCTTGGTCAAAATGGTAATGTCCACATCAGATTGACGCAGGGGTATCAACCTGCGGGGGTGATAGTTCCACTCATTGACGAATGGCTGGATGATCCGGCTTCCGGCAACAGCAATTCGCCGGTCGGGTAA
- a CDS encoding DUF3365 domain-containing protein, with protein MTSLRGSRTGLSLVVLATLLIGIGVSSSLQAGDSNAMKNLSPEKVADFIHAIVEADRHVYTTHIVKRMQEQGVVMAREDWENKNAIPLPAQFLHISSKLVAESGHGIRFRLISLWPIYRRNGPATDFERKALEQLSLNSDTPQRGIVSTGKSDYFKPYMPIRQLTIPAPHVIMLTP; from the coding sequence ATGACAAGCCTTCGAGGTAGTAGGACCGGCTTATCTCTGGTTGTGCTTGCCACTCTCCTCATTGGAATAGGTGTTTCTTCATCTCTTCAAGCAGGTGATTCCAACGCCATGAAAAATCTATCACCGGAGAAAGTTGCAGACTTCATTCATGCCATCGTTGAGGCCGACCGTCACGTCTACACAACGCATATCGTGAAAAGAATGCAGGAGCAAGGCGTCGTCATGGCCCGAGAAGATTGGGAAAACAAAAATGCCATTCCCCTTCCCGCGCAGTTTCTCCATATTTCCAGTAAATTGGTCGCGGAATCAGGACACGGCATTCGATTCCGTTTGATTAGTCTATGGCCAATCTATCGGAGGAATGGGCCTGCAACAGATTTTGAACGGAAGGCCTTGGAGCAACTTTCGCTCAACTCCGACACACCTCAACGTGGAATTGTGTCCACTGGAAAAAGCGATTATTTCAAGCCATATATGCCGATACGGCAATTAACGATACCTGCACCACATGTCATAATGCTCACCCCTTAA